A genomic stretch from Prosthecobacter sp. includes:
- a CDS encoding DUF5985 family protein, producing the protein MMGPIIYLLCALTCLGSAVLLWRGYRRTRQRLLYWSALCFAIMAVSNGLLILDLVLLPDVYLLPWRSGVTQFALLVLLYGLIFESD; encoded by the coding sequence ATGATGGGTCCAATCATTTACCTCCTTTGCGCACTCACCTGCCTCGGGTCCGCAGTGCTCTTATGGCGCGGCTATCGTCGCACCCGCCAGCGCCTGCTGTACTGGAGCGCGCTGTGTTTTGCGATCATGGCGGTCTCCAACGGACTCCTCATCCTGGATCTTGTCCTTCTTCCTGACGTTTATCTGCTGCCATGGCGCAGCGGTGTCACTCAGTTTGCCCTGCTCGTTCTGTTGTACGGTCTAATCTTCGAATCCGACTAG
- a CDS encoding DUF5985 family protein, with translation MMLNQFFAGAATISLLVIALFFLRFWKRTQDRLFLFFAGAFVFLMLERIVRAIMTVETEWAPYVYTIRLAAFVLIIVAVVDKNRRT, from the coding sequence ATGATGCTGAACCAATTCTTCGCCGGTGCTGCCACCATCAGCCTGCTCGTCATTGCATTGTTCTTTCTCCGGTTTTGGAAAAGAACGCAGGACCGGTTGTTTCTCTTTTTTGCCGGCGCCTTTGTCTTTCTGATGCTTGAACGGATCGTTCGAGCCATCATGACCGTGGAAACCGAGTGGGCGCCCTACGTTTACACAATCCGGCTCGCCGCATTCGTCCTGATCATCGTCGCCGTGGTGGACAAGAACCGGCGCACCTGA
- a CDS encoding phosphatidylserine/phosphatidylglycerophosphate/cardiolipin synthase family protein, producing MKAPSSITTSDGHVLHWHDTGGKLLGAEFDAIAKAKESIRLEHYIFSASPVGERFRDALTEAARRGVRVTVMLDYVGCLGLPSTYFSEMTALGGSLIWFNPVRWRFWSFRDHRKILVVDDTQAFIGGCNIAPEYEGDGINDGWRDGGIAVTGPVVKHLIESFESQVEKAGNKIWRVRKQGRSGWVEAGDDVALLLTRPGFHQGVLQRALRHDLLHAKDITITMAYFLPVGRIKQMLLRAARLARSFRLLLPGRSDVSMMQIASRALYGQFQRRGAQIHEYQPQVLHAKVIVVDDIVYIGSANLDPRSLNINFEVMLRIRNASLAAQACATFERDLQHSQPVAKLSWRRPANWWLRLKQKLARIFFTRLDLGVAQFLVQKVERRGAAHDGRA from the coding sequence ATGAAGGCTCCATCGAGCATCACCACGTCGGACGGGCATGTCCTTCACTGGCATGATACGGGTGGAAAATTGCTGGGAGCCGAGTTCGACGCCATCGCCAAGGCCAAGGAGAGCATCCGCCTCGAACACTACATCTTTAGCGCCTCACCGGTGGGGGAACGTTTCCGCGACGCACTTACAGAGGCCGCACGGCGTGGTGTACGAGTGACCGTCATGCTCGACTACGTGGGCTGTCTGGGACTGCCCAGCACTTACTTCAGCGAGATGACCGCGCTTGGAGGCAGTCTCATCTGGTTCAATCCGGTGCGCTGGCGTTTCTGGTCGTTCCGTGACCACCGCAAGATTCTTGTGGTGGATGACACCCAGGCGTTTATTGGCGGCTGCAACATTGCTCCCGAATATGAAGGCGATGGCATCAACGATGGCTGGCGGGACGGCGGGATCGCCGTCACCGGCCCGGTGGTGAAGCACCTCATCGAGTCTTTTGAATCCCAGGTCGAGAAAGCTGGCAACAAGATCTGGCGGGTGCGTAAACAAGGACGCAGCGGCTGGGTGGAGGCTGGAGACGATGTTGCATTGCTGCTGACGCGCCCCGGCTTTCATCAGGGCGTGCTGCAGCGCGCTTTGCGCCACGATCTGCTTCACGCGAAGGACATCACCATCACCATGGCCTATTTTCTACCCGTCGGACGCATCAAGCAGATGCTCCTGCGCGCCGCCAGGCTCGCGCGCAGCTTCCGCCTGCTGCTTCCCGGCAGAAGCGATGTGTCGATGATGCAGATCGCGTCGCGGGCGCTCTACGGGCAGTTCCAGCGACGCGGCGCGCAGATTCACGAATATCAGCCGCAGGTGCTGCACGCCAAGGTCATTGTCGTGGATGACATCGTTTACATCGGCTCGGCCAATCTTGACCCCCGCAGCCTCAATATCAATTTCGAAGTCATGCTGCGCATCCGCAACGCCTCGCTTGCGGCGCAGGCATGCGCCACTTTTGAACGGGATCTCCAGCACAGCCAGCCAGTGGCGAAGCTGTCATGGCGCCGCCCGGCGAATTGGTGGCTGCGCCTCAAACAAAAACTCGCCCGCATATTTTTCACGCGGCTCGATCTCGGCGTCGCCCAGTTCTTGGTACAGAAGGTCGAAAGACGCGGTGCGGCACACGACGGACGCGCCTGA